The sequence below is a genomic window from Apodemus sylvaticus chromosome 6, mApoSyl1.1, whole genome shotgun sequence.
TGACCAGGACCCAGTGACACAGGTACCCTGGCTACACCTCTCTACCCTACCCAAGCACCTGAACTCGTGTGACTGTATCCAgtgttttaattgattttttttgtttgtttgtttaaggaaAAAGCCaggttatacacacacatacccagacacacagagataacacatcacacacaaagaaatacacaTCATGGTCCACAGCACGGCTACTTCCAGAGAGCCTTGGGTAACCCGTAAGGTCACAGAATATTGctcaagggagggggaggggtgaatTGGGATCTCCAAGAGCCAAACGATTCTCTCCACCCTCCAACCCCCATCCTTCTTTTTCTGCTAGGGAAGCCTCAGCCAGCAATCCCCAAAGTGGGTTGTATCCACTATTGTGATACAGTAACAAAATCACCCCTCAGCTCTtaaacccctcccctcccccacacacaatcACTCCAAACTGCAAACAGGTCCTCCGCTCCTTGTTCCTCTCCAGACTCCAAAGCAACAAGGACTTAGCCAAAGTAGGTGTGGCCAGATGCTGCCCAGATGTGGTTTCTGGGTCTCTAACCTGTTTGGTCCCAAAtcagggaaactggaaagggtgATGACCCAAGGGCAGGGTTTGGGAGATTTGTATCTAGCCCTCCAAACCTTTGGCCAAGGAGAAGAGCGCCATGATGACCCTGGACAACTCTGTAAGGCCTCCTCTCTCCTTGCGCCCCTTAGGAATGTAATCGAGGATGCTGGCCTTGAGGCTGCTCAACGTGGTGGCCCCCGCCTACtttctttgcatttccctggtgacctTCGTGCTgcagctcttcctcttcctgcccaGCATGCGTGAGGACCCCACAGCTACCCCACTCTTCTCGCCTGCAGTGCTTCACGGGGcgctcttcctgttcctctcagCCAATGCCCTGGGCAATTACATCCTGGTCATCCAGAACTCCCCAGATGACCTGGGTGCCTGCCAGGGAACCTCGTCCCAGAGACCTCAGTGCCCACCACCCAGCGCCCACTTCTGCCGAGTGTGCTCCCGAGTCACGCTGAGGCACGACCATCACTGTTTCTTCACCGGCAACTGCATCGGCAGCAGGAACATGCGCAACTTCATCCTGTTCTGCCTCTACACCTCACTGGCCTGCCTCTACTCCATGGTGGCTGGAGTGGCCTACATCTCAGCTGTCCTATCCATCTCCTTCGCTCACCCCCTGGCCTTCCTCACGCTCCTGCCCACTTCAATCAGCCAGTTCTTCGCCGGTGAGTGGGCCGTGGCAGGCAGGTGCACCAGACAAGACCTCCTAGCCCAGTCGCAAGTTTTTCAAATAAAAGCACAGAATGTTCGGCTCAAGTAGTCAGATAAAGAGTTGTTTGGGATGATTATGCCCCAGTATTCCAGGAGGCATACTAAGAGAACAGATTGTAATCTATCAGCGATTAAGATGAACTGGGCATGCTATATTTCATCAGACATCACACCCTCCTTGTCTTTCATACTACGTATTACTCATAAAATTAGGATAGCCAAGCTATCCGCTTCTCAGGTCAGGCACGTCCCTTCAAATCACATGCTATGGTCTCCATAGTCCTGGACCCCAGGCCTACACACATATTCCTTCAGAAGTTCTTAGCAAACAACCACACCCAGGCTAAACTTCAGACTTCAGGCTGGGCTGAGCAGGAAGCTAACCTCCAACCTCCCAGTCACTCTGTTAGACTAAACCAGACTCTGGGTGGCTCAGAGCCACCTCACTGGCTACAAGCTGACCCACCACAGATCCAGCCTGGTGTGGGAGCTAACCCTCTGGAAGGCTCTGACACCTGCTGGAGCCAGGTACATGAGTCCTCAAACCAGTGCTCACATGGGCGCCATGGTGAGGATTGTAGTTTGAATTGTATGTCTCTAAGAACATCCCATGATAC
It includes:
- the Zdhhc22 gene encoding palmitoyltransferase ZDHHC22, whose amino-acid sequence is MLALRLLNVVAPAYFLCISLVTFVLQLFLFLPSMREDPTATPLFSPAVLHGALFLFLSANALGNYILVIQNSPDDLGACQGTSSQRPQCPPPSAHFCRVCSRVTLRHDHHCFFTGNCIGSRNMRNFILFCLYTSLACLYSMVAGVAYISAVLSISFAHPLAFLTLLPTSISQFFAGAVLGSDMFVILMLYLWFAVGLACAGFCCHQLLLILRGQTRYQVRKGVAVRARPWRKNLQDVFGKRWLLGLLVPMFNVGTESSKQQDK